Proteins from a single region of Rhodospirillales bacterium:
- a CDS encoding methylated-DNA--[protein]-cysteine S-methyltransferase — translation MEKIIYGFYPSSLGEMVLGKTEKGLCWLGFMVAGYKGDGLERMRAHFKGAEFVHDDDELRDLGDQVMEAWAQGRENEIALDLHGSVFQKAVWKALLKIRKGQKLCYGDVANDIGRPAAARAVGSAVGENPVSLIVPCHRVVQKSGALGNYGWGADLKRKILRMEKL, via the coding sequence ATGGAAAAAATTATTTACGGATTTTATCCATCCAGCCTTGGGGAAATGGTGCTTGGAAAGACGGAGAAGGGATTGTGCTGGCTCGGTTTTATGGTCGCCGGATATAAGGGCGATGGGCTGGAGCGGATGCGGGCGCATTTTAAAGGCGCAGAATTTGTTCATGATGATGATGAGCTGCGCGATCTGGGGGATCAGGTGATGGAGGCCTGGGCGCAGGGGCGTGAGAATGAAATTGCGCTTGATTTGCATGGCAGCGTGTTTCAAAAGGCAGTGTGGAAGGCGCTTTTGAAGATTCGTAAAGGGCAAAAGCTTTGTTATGGTGATGTGGCGAATGATATTGGACGCCCTGCGGCGGCGCGCGCCGTTGGAAGCGCGGTGGGGGAAAACCCCGTGTCTTTAATCGTGCCGTGTCACCGCGTGGTACAAAAATCCGGTGCGCTGGGGAATTATGGCTGGGGCGCGGATTTAAAGCGCAAGATTCTTCGGATGGAGAAGCTATAA
- a CDS encoding J domain-containing protein — translation MKNNTSYYEILNISPKASDDEIRRAYHTLAKKFHPDRNPQNRRLAELRFRVISEAYANLKTREKRAAYNRTRRLQAQNDNKNTGNFFSQISEIFKPKNKEIKN, via the coding sequence GTGAAAAACAATACATCATATTACGAGATCCTCAACATCTCTCCGAAAGCTTCGGACGATGAAATCCGCCGTGCCTATCATACACTGGCCAAAAAGTTCCACCCGGATCGAAACCCGCAAAATCGAAGACTGGCCGAACTCCGCTTCCGCGTTATCAGCGAAGCCTATGCCAATCTCAAAACCCGGGAAAAACGCGCCGCCTATAATCGCACCCGCCGTCTACAGGCCCAAAACGACAACAAAAACACTGGCAATTTTTTCTCTCAAATCAGTGAGATTTTTAAGCCCAAAAACAAAGAGATTAAAAATTAA
- the dnaK gene encoding molecular chaperone DnaK, with translation MSKIIGIDLGTTNSCVAVMDGKETRIIENAEGARTTPSMIAFSKDGERLVGQPAKRQAVTNPENTLYAIKRLIGRPFKDKQVQDMASKAPFKIIEGENGDAWVEVNGEKYAPSQISAMLLQKMKETAENFLGEKVTKAVITVPAYFNDSQRQATKDAGKIAGLEVERIINEPTAAALAYGLDKKEHGTIVVYDLGGGTFDVSVLEIGDGVFEVKSTNGDTFLGGEDFDLRIIDYLADEFKKSDSIDLRKDKLALQRLKEAAEKAKIELSSTTQTEVNLPFVTADANGPKHLQVSLSRAKLESLVEDLIKRSIDPVKKALKDAGLKPADIDDIILVGGMTRMPKVIETVKNYFGKDPHKGVNPDEVVADGAAIQGGVLQGDVKDVLLLDVTPLSLGIETLGGVFTRLIERNTTIPTKKSQVFSTAEDSQNAVTIRVFQGEREMAADNKILGQFDLVGIPPAPRGIPQIEVTFDIDANGIVNVSAKDKATNKEQQIRIQASGGLSDADIDQMVKDAESHADEDKKKRETVEAKNVGESMIHATEKSLEELGGDLPNDEKNKVEQAIQDLKDVLESGNAEDIKAKTESLSQASMKLGELAYRKAQEEAAGEAETQEAEPVDADEDEVIEADFTDLEIEDEDGKDQKSA, from the coding sequence ATGAGCAAAATTATCGGTATCGACCTTGGTACAACCAATTCCTGCGTCGCTGTTATGGACGGCAAGGAAACCCGAATCATCGAAAACGCCGAAGGCGCGCGCACCACCCCATCCATGATCGCCTTTTCCAAAGACGGTGAACGCCTCGTCGGCCAGCCTGCCAAGCGTCAGGCCGTCACCAATCCCGAAAACACGCTTTACGCGATTAAACGCCTGATTGGCCGCCCTTTTAAAGACAAACAGGTCCAGGACATGGCCTCAAAAGCCCCCTTCAAAATTATCGAAGGCGAAAACGGCGATGCCTGGGTTGAAGTAAACGGCGAAAAATACGCCCCATCACAAATCTCGGCGATGCTCCTGCAAAAAATGAAAGAAACCGCGGAAAACTTCCTCGGCGAAAAAGTCACAAAGGCCGTGATCACGGTTCCCGCATACTTCAACGACTCCCAGCGCCAGGCCACCAAAGACGCCGGTAAAATCGCCGGTCTGGAGGTCGAGCGTATTATCAACGAACCCACAGCCGCCGCGCTTGCCTATGGTCTCGATAAAAAAGAACACGGCACGATTGTTGTCTACGACCTTGGCGGCGGGACTTTCGACGTCTCCGTCCTCGAAATCGGCGATGGTGTTTTTGAAGTTAAATCCACCAACGGCGACACATTCCTTGGCGGTGAAGACTTTGACTTGCGCATTATCGATTACCTCGCCGATGAGTTCAAAAAATCCGACTCCATTGATTTGCGTAAAGACAAGCTAGCCCTGCAACGCCTGAAAGAAGCAGCGGAAAAGGCCAAGATTGAACTCTCTTCCACCACGCAAACCGAGGTCAACCTGCCATTCGTCACGGCTGATGCCAACGGACCAAAGCACCTGCAAGTGTCCTTAAGCCGAGCCAAACTCGAAAGTCTGGTTGAAGACCTCATCAAGCGCTCCATCGATCCGGTGAAAAAGGCGCTCAAAGATGCAGGCCTAAAACCCGCCGATATTGACGACATAATCTTGGTCGGCGGAATGACCCGCATGCCGAAAGTCATCGAAACGGTCAAAAACTATTTTGGCAAAGATCCGCACAAAGGTGTTAATCCTGATGAAGTCGTCGCCGACGGCGCAGCTATTCAGGGCGGCGTACTGCAAGGCGACGTTAAAGACGTGCTGCTTCTTGATGTTACCCCGCTCTCACTCGGCATTGAAACCTTAGGCGGCGTCTTCACCCGCCTGATCGAACGCAACACAACCATCCCTACCAAAAAATCGCAAGTCTTCTCCACCGCAGAGGACAGCCAAAACGCAGTAACAATCCGCGTCTTCCAGGGCGAGCGTGAAATGGCCGCTGACAATAAAATTCTCGGCCAGTTTGACCTCGTGGGCATTCCCCCTGCTCCGCGCGGTATCCCACAAATCGAAGTCACTTTCGACATCGATGCCAACGGGATCGTCAATGTCTCTGCAAAAGACAAGGCTACAAACAAGGAACAGCAAATCCGCATTCAAGCCTCTGGCGGCTTATCAGACGCCGATATTGATCAAATGGTCAAAGACGCAGAAAGCCATGCCGATGAGGATAAAAAGAAACGCGAAACTGTTGAAGCCAAAAATGTAGGCGAAAGCATGATTCATGCGACCGAAAAGTCGCTGGAAGAACTTGGCGGAGATTTGCCGAACGACGAAAAAAACAAAGTTGAACAAGCAATTCAGGATCTCAAAGACGTACTCGAAAGCGGAAATGCCGAAGACATCAAAGCCAAAACGGAAAGCCTGTCTCAAGCCAGCATGAAACTGGGGGAACTGGCCTACCGCAAGGCCCAGGAAGAGGCAGCTGGTGAAGCAGAAACGCAAGAAGCCGAACCTGTAGACGCCGATGAAGACGAAGTCATTGAAGCCGATTTCACCGATCTTGAGATCGAAGATGAAGACGGCAAAGATCAAAAGTCTGCTTAA
- a CDS encoding 4-hydroxy-tetrahydrodipicolinate reductase, which produces MKIGVTGCTGRVGSLITKELLSGDWKELELAGGTVLNEDEITDDFFMTTDAEDLFARADTIIDFTSPRAVPTHTELAAKHGTILIIGTSGLSEADEALVKQAATKTPVVYAANMSVGVNLLIALVEQAARRLDDSWDAEILDLHHKYKVDAPSGTSYALAKAIQKGRGKAFDKQDLTLAREGHTGAREAGKIGFSVQRGGDVVAENSTIFFGMGERLEITHKATDRAIFARGALRAALWAKGRPAGLYSMNDVLGL; this is translated from the coding sequence ATGAAAATAGGTGTTACAGGATGCACGGGCCGAGTCGGAAGCCTGATCACGAAAGAACTCCTTTCCGGAGACTGGAAAGAATTAGAGCTGGCTGGCGGCACAGTGCTCAACGAAGATGAAATCACCGATGACTTCTTCATGACCACCGACGCAGAAGACCTCTTCGCCCGCGCCGATACGATCATCGACTTCACATCGCCAAGGGCCGTCCCGACCCACACCGAACTGGCCGCCAAACACGGCACCATTCTGATTATCGGCACCAGCGGCCTGAGCGAAGCTGACGAAGCCCTCGTTAAACAGGCCGCCACAAAAACCCCCGTTGTCTATGCCGCCAATATGAGCGTCGGCGTCAATCTATTGATCGCCTTGGTCGAACAGGCCGCCCGGCGTCTCGATGATAGCTGGGATGCGGAAATCCTCGACTTGCATCATAAATATAAAGTCGATGCCCCTTCCGGCACATCTTACGCCTTAGCCAAAGCCATCCAAAAAGGACGCGGTAAAGCGTTCGACAAACAAGATCTCACATTAGCGCGTGAAGGCCATACCGGTGCGCGCGAAGCTGGAAAGATCGGCTTTTCCGTTCAGCGCGGCGGCGATGTCGTTGCTGAAAATTCCACCATTTTCTTTGGCATGGGGGAACGCCTCGAAATCACGCACAAAGCCACAGACCGCGCCATTTTCGCACGCGGCGCTCTGCGAGCCGCACTCTGGGCCAAGGGCCGCCCCGCCGGCCTGTATTCCATGAATGATGTTTTGGGGCTATAG
- the dnaJ gene encoding molecular chaperone DnaJ produces MPNDLYKTLGVDKTASADELKKAYRKLAMKYHPDQNKDNAEAEAKFKEVSHAYDILKDEQKRAAYDRYGEAAFDGSMGTGGAGGPSGFGANAGAFSDIFEDMFGEFMGGRAGAGRSGKARGSDIQYTLELTLEDAYKGKDAQIKIPVNDTCEACKGSGAQSGTSAGDCSTCDGQGRVRQQQGFFTIERTCPTCHGAGKIITDPCKKCHGQGRIKKDKTLKVKIPPGVDTGRRIRLSGEGEAGVQGGPRGDLYVLLAIKPHKLFKRDGANLFCRVPITVTKAALGGDLEVPTIEGKATKVKIPPGTQTGQQFRLKGKGMPILGSDSKGDLYIETFVETPVNLNKKQQDILKQLDKDFSENNGGGKHSPEASGFFTKVREFWDDLKD; encoded by the coding sequence ATGCCCAATGATTTATACAAAACCCTCGGAGTCGATAAAACCGCCAGCGCCGATGAGCTTAAAAAAGCCTATCGCAAACTGGCTATGAAATATCACCCAGACCAAAATAAAGACAACGCCGAGGCTGAAGCTAAATTCAAAGAAGTCAGCCACGCCTATGATATTCTCAAAGACGAACAAAAACGCGCCGCTTACGACCGTTATGGCGAAGCCGCATTCGACGGTTCTATGGGTACCGGCGGTGCTGGCGGCCCTAGCGGATTCGGCGCAAACGCAGGCGCCTTTTCCGACATCTTCGAAGACATGTTCGGCGAATTCATGGGCGGACGCGCAGGCGCAGGCCGCAGCGGCAAGGCCCGCGGCTCCGACATCCAATACACGTTAGAACTCACACTTGAAGACGCCTACAAGGGCAAAGACGCGCAAATCAAAATCCCCGTCAATGATACCTGCGAAGCGTGCAAAGGCTCTGGCGCACAGAGCGGCACAAGCGCCGGGGATTGCTCAACCTGCGATGGCCAGGGCCGCGTTCGCCAACAACAGGGATTCTTCACCATCGAACGCACCTGCCCGACCTGCCACGGCGCTGGAAAGATCATCACCGACCCGTGCAAAAAGTGCCACGGTCAGGGCCGCATCAAAAAAGACAAAACGCTCAAAGTCAAAATCCCGCCCGGCGTTGATACCGGCCGGCGCATCCGCCTGTCCGGCGAAGGTGAAGCCGGTGTCCAAGGCGGCCCGCGCGGCGATCTTTATGTCTTGCTGGCGATCAAACCGCACAAACTCTTCAAGCGCGATGGCGCAAACCTGTTCTGCCGCGTGCCCATCACCGTTACAAAGGCTGCGCTAGGGGGTGATCTAGAAGTCCCCACCATCGAAGGCAAGGCCACAAAAGTCAAAATCCCGCCCGGCACCCAGACCGGCCAGCAATTCCGCCTCAAAGGCAAAGGTATGCCCATTCTGGGAAGCGACTCAAAAGGCGATCTTTACATCGAAACCTTTGTCGAAACCCCGGTCAACCTGAACAAAAAACAACAAGACATCCTTAAACAACTCGACAAGGATTTCAGCGAAAATAACGGCGGAGGCAAACACTCCCCCGAAGCCAGCGGCTTTTTCACCAAAGTCCGTGAATTCTGGGATGACTTGAAGGATTAG